In Streptomyces sclerotialus, one genomic interval encodes:
- a CDS encoding DUF6578 domain-containing protein has product MSEPAENVSPPNTADDASGADVPSGDGPSGDGPSGEVLRIFYEDWEMECCGTPFSVGDRVTWTLKRATGRAKDRMWDWELNNHGPGPEDPSAITGLVRSIQMVLQGYRRPPGTHTYEAVPGERHLRPVRTCPKWFADGRADGAAGHRPDHYVGESGVLVELEVGPPAGAAAGAAGARADAPGGG; this is encoded by the coding sequence ATGTCAGAACCCGCCGAGAACGTTTCTCCCCCGAACACCGCCGACGATGCGTCGGGGGCCGATGTGCCGTCCGGTGACGGCCCGTCCGGTGACGGCCCGTCCGGCGAGGTGCTGCGGATCTTCTACGAGGACTGGGAGATGGAGTGCTGCGGCACCCCTTTCTCCGTGGGGGACCGGGTCACCTGGACACTGAAGCGCGCGACGGGCCGCGCGAAGGACCGGATGTGGGACTGGGAGCTGAACAACCACGGCCCCGGCCCCGAGGACCCGTCCGCGATCACCGGCCTGGTCCGCTCCATCCAGATGGTCCTCCAGGGTTACCGGCGGCCGCCCGGCACCCATACGTACGAGGCCGTGCCCGGTGAGCGCCACCTGCGTCCGGTCCGTACGTGCCCGAAGTGGTTCGCCGACGGCCGGGCCGACGGGGCGGCGGGCCACCGCCCGGACCACTACGTGGGGGAGAGCGGCGTCCTGGTGGAGCTGGAGGTGGGGCCGCCCGCCGGTGCCGCGGCCGGGGCTGCGGGTGCGCGCGCCGACGCGCCCGGCGGAGGCTGA
- a CDS encoding site-2 protease family protein: MTTAVRRADQRVSPVFLALVAVMAVSGWAVWTGKLAASTGFAVFLFVVSGWIVSLCLHEYAHARTALHSGDISIGAKGYLTLNPLKYTHALLSIVLPVIFVIMGGIGLPGGAVFIERGRIRGRWRHSLISAAGPLTNILFAAVVTAPFWLGAMGGVPAPFRFALAFLALLQVTAAILNFVPVPGLDGYGVIEPWLPYTLRRQVEPFAPFGLIAVFGLLWVPGVNQVFFEAVHAILGALGVSDLDTYLGQEFFRFWQGEPQMY; this comes from the coding sequence ATGACCACCGCAGTCCGGCGCGCGGACCAGCGCGTCAGTCCCGTCTTCCTCGCGCTCGTCGCCGTCATGGCGGTCTCGGGCTGGGCCGTGTGGACGGGGAAGCTCGCCGCGAGCACCGGCTTCGCCGTGTTCCTGTTCGTGGTGTCCGGGTGGATCGTCTCGCTGTGCCTGCACGAGTACGCGCACGCCCGTACGGCGCTGCACAGCGGCGACATCTCGATCGGGGCGAAGGGCTATCTGACCCTGAACCCGCTGAAGTACACCCACGCGCTGCTCAGCATCGTGCTGCCGGTGATCTTCGTGATCATGGGCGGGATCGGGCTGCCGGGCGGCGCCGTCTTCATCGAGCGCGGCCGGATCAGGGGCCGCTGGCGGCACAGCCTGATCTCGGCGGCGGGCCCGCTGACGAACATCCTGTTCGCGGCCGTCGTGACCGCGCCGTTCTGGCTGGGCGCGATGGGCGGCGTGCCGGCGCCGTTCAGGTTCGCGCTGGCGTTCCTCGCACTCCTCCAGGTGACGGCCGCGATCCTGAACTTCGTCCCGGTGCCGGGGCTGGACGGGTACGGCGTGATCGAGCCGTGGCTGCCGTACACGCTGCGGCGGCAGGTCGAGCCGTTCGCGCCGTTCGGCCTGATCGCGGTCTTCGGACTGCTGTGGGTGCCGGGGGTGAACCAGGTGTTCTTCGAGGCGGTGCACGCGATCCTGGGGGCGCTGGGCGTCTCGGACCTCGACACCTACCTCGGGCAGGAGTTCTTCCGCTTCTGGCAGGGCGAGCCGCAGATGTACTAG
- the npdG gene encoding NADPH-dependent F420 reductase, with product MTTDGEQKKAPAKDPWDLPDVSGLVVGVLGGTGDQGRGLAYRFARAGQKVIIGSRAAERAQSAADELGHGVEGADNAECARRSDVVIVAVPWDGHAKTLESLREELAGKLVVDCVNPLGFDKKGAYALKPAEGSAAEQAAALLPDSRVTAAFHHLSAVLLQDPEVAEIDTDVMVLGEKRADTDVVQALAARIPGMRGVFAGRLRNAHQVESLVANLISTNRRYKVHAGLRLTDM from the coding sequence ATGACTACTGATGGAGAGCAGAAGAAGGCACCGGCCAAGGACCCCTGGGACCTCCCGGACGTGTCCGGGCTCGTCGTCGGCGTACTCGGCGGCACCGGTGACCAGGGCCGGGGGCTGGCGTACCGGTTCGCCAGGGCGGGCCAGAAGGTGATCATCGGCTCGCGTGCGGCCGAACGGGCACAGTCGGCGGCCGACGAGCTCGGCCACGGGGTGGAAGGCGCGGACAACGCGGAGTGCGCGCGCCGCTCCGACGTGGTGATCGTGGCCGTACCGTGGGACGGCCACGCCAAGACGCTGGAGTCGCTCCGGGAGGAGCTGGCCGGCAAGCTCGTCGTGGACTGCGTGAACCCGCTCGGCTTCGACAAGAAGGGCGCCTACGCGCTGAAGCCGGCGGAGGGCAGCGCCGCCGAACAGGCCGCGGCGCTCCTCCCGGACTCCCGGGTGACCGCCGCCTTCCACCACCTCTCCGCCGTGCTCCTCCAGGACCCGGAGGTCGCGGAGATCGACACGGACGTGATGGTGCTCGGCGAGAAGCGGGCCGACACGGACGTGGTCCAGGCGCTGGCCGCCCGCATCCCCGGCATGCGCGGCGTCTTCGCGGGCCGGCTGCGCAACGCCCACCAGGTGGAGTCCCTGGTCGCGAACCTGATCTCCACCAACCGCCGCTACAAGGTGCACGCGGGGCTGCGGCTCACGGACATGTGA
- a CDS encoding carbohydrate ABC transporter permease: MTPSALRYRIITFALLTVAAVYFLVPVYWLVVSATKSSGDLFGSFGFWFANPRPVEYLTDVLTYDRGIYVRWFANSLLYAGVGALAATLLSAAAGYALAKFPFPGREAIFNVILAGVLIPGTALALPLYFLFSGFGMSNTYWSVLIPSVVSPFGVYLCRIYAAAAVPDSLLEAARIDGAGEGRIFAGLGLRLMTPALVTVFLFQFVHIWNNYFLPLVMLSDSGLYPIQLGLTSWTGYADRQPELYQYTVGGAFLSVLPLMILMTVLQRYWRTGLTEGSVKA; this comes from the coding sequence GTGACCCCCTCGGCGCTCCGCTACCGCATCATCACCTTCGCCCTGCTGACCGTCGCCGCGGTCTACTTCCTCGTACCGGTGTACTGGCTGGTGGTCTCGGCCACGAAGAGCAGCGGCGACCTCTTCGGCAGCTTCGGCTTCTGGTTCGCGAACCCCCGCCCCGTCGAGTACCTGACCGACGTCCTCACCTACGACCGCGGCATCTACGTCCGCTGGTTCGCCAACTCCCTGCTGTACGCGGGCGTCGGCGCGCTCGCCGCGACCCTGCTGTCCGCCGCGGCCGGCTACGCGCTCGCGAAGTTCCCCTTCCCGGGCCGGGAAGCGATCTTCAACGTCATCCTGGCCGGCGTGCTGATCCCCGGCACGGCGCTCGCCCTGCCGCTGTACTTCCTCTTCAGCGGCTTCGGGATGTCCAACACCTACTGGTCCGTGCTGATCCCCAGCGTGGTCAGCCCGTTCGGCGTCTACCTCTGCCGGATCTACGCGGCCGCCGCCGTTCCCGACTCGCTGCTGGAGGCGGCCCGGATCGACGGCGCGGGGGAGGGGCGGATCTTCGCGGGGCTGGGCCTGCGGCTGATGACCCCGGCCCTCGTCACCGTCTTCCTCTTCCAGTTCGTGCACATCTGGAACAACTACTTCCTGCCGCTGGTCATGCTCTCCGACTCCGGCCTGTACCCGATCCAGCTGGGCCTGACCTCCTGGACCGGCTACGCCGACCGGCAGCCCGAGCTGTACCAGTACACCGTCGGCGGCGCGTTCCTGTCCGTCCTGCCGCTGATGATCCTGATGACGGTGCTGCAGCGGTACTGGCGTACGGGGCTGACGGAGGGGAGCGTCAAGGCATGA
- a CDS encoding carbohydrate ABC transporter permease, giving the protein MRRPTRTEARNARAAAGFLLPFLALFLLCFITPIVYAVWQSLHKTERTGPLGLGGAEREVFAGFANYAQALADDRFLSGFGRVLLFGAVQIPLMIILATVLALLLESASARWVTFFRSAFFLPYGVPGVIASILWGFLYVPGISPLVKMADAVGWQVDFLSRDAVLWSIANIVTWQFTGYNMLVLIAQLKAVPQELYEAARIDGANARQVALHIKIPLIRPALVLTCVFSIIGTLQLFAEPMVLRPLASSIDSGYTPNLHAYSEAFVGNNQHLAAAEAVLLALVACVLSFGFLRLVGQRGKGDGR; this is encoded by the coding sequence GTGAGACGGCCGACCCGCACGGAAGCCCGCAACGCCCGCGCGGCGGCGGGCTTCCTCCTCCCCTTCCTCGCCCTGTTCCTGCTCTGCTTCATCACGCCCATCGTGTACGCGGTGTGGCAGAGCCTGCACAAGACCGAACGCACCGGGCCGCTCGGCCTCGGCGGCGCGGAGCGCGAGGTCTTCGCCGGATTCGCCAACTACGCACAGGCGCTCGCCGACGACCGCTTCCTCTCCGGTTTCGGCCGGGTGCTGTTGTTCGGCGCCGTCCAGATCCCGCTCATGATCATCCTGGCGACCGTCCTCGCGCTGCTCCTGGAGAGCGCGAGCGCCCGCTGGGTGACGTTCTTCCGCAGCGCGTTCTTCCTGCCGTACGGCGTCCCCGGCGTGATCGCCTCGATCCTCTGGGGCTTCCTCTACGTCCCCGGCATCAGCCCGCTGGTGAAGATGGCGGACGCGGTCGGCTGGCAGGTGGACTTCCTGTCCCGGGACGCCGTCCTGTGGTCCATCGCCAACATCGTCACCTGGCAGTTCACCGGCTACAACATGCTCGTCCTGATCGCCCAGCTCAAGGCCGTCCCCCAGGAGCTGTACGAGGCGGCGCGCATCGACGGCGCGAACGCCCGCCAGGTGGCCCTCCACATCAAGATCCCGCTCATCCGCCCGGCCCTCGTCCTGACCTGCGTCTTCTCCATCATCGGCACGCTCCAGCTGTTCGCCGAGCCGATGGTGCTGCGGCCGCTGGCCTCCTCCATCGACTCCGGCTACACGCCCAACCTGCACGCCTACAGCGAGGCGTTCGTCGGCAACAACCAGCACCTCGCGGCCGCCGAGGCGGTCCTGCTCGCGCTGGTCGCCTGCGTCCTGTCGTTCGGCTTCCTGCGGCTGGTCGGGCAGCGGGGGAAGGGAGACGGCCGGTGA
- a CDS encoding ABC transporter substrate-binding protein, which produces MRTYDTIPPGGARRRSVLGGAAAVAAGFALAGCGGGAEDEKAAPKERKKGQKITLTFWSWVPGIDKPVDLWNSKNPEVQVKVEKVSAVNGAQYAKMHAAIKAGNPPDLGQIEFPVVPGFLLDNGLLDLTTVGGERYKSRFVGWQWQQSVFGKGVYAIPQASGPMGLFIRQDLFDKWDIEPPATWDEYEAAARKIRKKGAWIETFAPTNGNRFAGYAWQAGAKWYAAEGDNWTVAIDDEPTRKVADYWEALVKQKLVKTIPDRQNAWYKDIQTGAIPAWLGASWGDALLVGNAPDTKGTWRAVPLPQWTKGANAQANWGGSTTAVFAGAAYPKDALDFAVWLNTDPEAIKLLIEGGYGFPSAKTGYKTSDLDVHKDFFGGQAYSQVFREAGDHVDTSWQWGPGVDTLYQRLGDAFTEALSSGDSFRSVLKKVQAQTVSDLKGKGLKVESGG; this is translated from the coding sequence ATGAGGACGTACGACACGATCCCTCCGGGCGGCGCGCGCCGCAGATCCGTGCTGGGCGGGGCCGCTGCCGTGGCCGCCGGCTTCGCGCTGGCCGGGTGCGGGGGCGGTGCCGAGGACGAGAAGGCCGCGCCCAAGGAACGCAAGAAGGGGCAGAAGATCACGCTGACCTTCTGGTCCTGGGTGCCCGGCATCGACAAGCCCGTCGATCTGTGGAACAGCAAGAACCCCGAGGTGCAGGTCAAGGTCGAGAAGGTGTCGGCGGTCAACGGCGCGCAGTACGCCAAGATGCACGCCGCCATCAAGGCGGGCAACCCGCCGGACCTCGGCCAGATCGAGTTCCCCGTCGTGCCCGGCTTCCTGCTCGACAACGGGCTGCTGGACCTGACGACCGTCGGCGGCGAGCGGTACAAGAGCCGGTTCGTGGGCTGGCAGTGGCAGCAGTCCGTCTTCGGCAAGGGCGTCTACGCCATCCCGCAGGCCTCCGGCCCCATGGGCCTGTTCATCCGCCAGGACCTCTTCGACAAGTGGGACATCGAGCCGCCCGCCACCTGGGACGAGTACGAGGCCGCGGCCAGGAAGATCCGCAAGAAGGGTGCCTGGATCGAGACCTTCGCGCCCACCAACGGCAACCGCTTCGCCGGCTACGCCTGGCAGGCCGGCGCCAAGTGGTACGCCGCCGAGGGCGACAACTGGACCGTCGCCATCGACGACGAACCCACCCGCAAGGTCGCCGACTACTGGGAAGCACTGGTCAAGCAGAAGCTCGTCAAGACCATCCCGGACCGCCAGAACGCCTGGTACAAGGACATCCAGACCGGCGCCATCCCCGCCTGGCTCGGCGCCAGCTGGGGCGACGCACTGCTCGTCGGCAACGCGCCCGACACCAAGGGCACATGGCGTGCCGTCCCCCTGCCGCAGTGGACCAAGGGCGCGAACGCGCAGGCCAACTGGGGCGGCTCGACCACCGCGGTGTTCGCCGGGGCCGCGTACCCCAAGGACGCGCTGGACTTCGCCGTCTGGCTCAACACCGACCCCGAAGCGATCAAGCTGCTCATCGAGGGCGGTTACGGGTTCCCCAGCGCGAAGACCGGCTACAAGACCAGCGACCTGGACGTCCACAAGGACTTCTTCGGCGGCCAGGCGTACAGCCAGGTCTTCCGGGAGGCCGGTGACCACGTGGACACCAGCTGGCAGTGGGGCCCTGGCGTCGACACCCTCTACCAGCGCCTGGGCGACGCCTTCACCGAGGCGCTGAGCAGCGGCGACTCCTTCCGCTCGGTGCTGAAGAAGGTCCAGGCGCAGACCGTGAGCGACCTCAAGGGCAAGGGCCTGAAGGTGGAGAGCGGCGGGTGA
- a CDS encoding sialidase family protein, whose product MAYETSQPFRAGTGGYASYRIPAVVVTRAGTLLAFAEGRVASASDTGDIDLVLKRSTDGGRTWGPLTVVDRNGTGTAGNPAPVVLHTGPHAGRTVLVHVRNAGSATESAIRRGEVSDADGRRVWIQHSDDDGLTWSEPREITSQTKRSDWRWYATTPGHALQLRDGPHAGRLVVPGNHSIAPTVPGDTGAEGRYDGGHGLLSDDSGDTWRIGYTDSNPNGYINTNETTAAELPGGRLYFNARNDSGAPGTRVDAYSADGGERLEKPFRSQAGLAAPVVQGSVLHLGTPDVLLFSAPADRESRALMTVRASRDHGLTWYDAHTVSGLPAAYSDLVRADPGTVGLLYETGDFSAYSTITFRRIPVEELA is encoded by the coding sequence GTGGCGTACGAGACTTCGCAACCCTTCCGCGCCGGGACCGGTGGCTACGCCAGTTACCGCATCCCGGCCGTGGTCGTCACCCGGGCCGGCACCCTGCTGGCCTTCGCCGAGGGCCGGGTCGCCTCGGCGTCCGACACCGGCGACATCGACCTGGTCCTCAAACGCTCCACCGACGGCGGCCGCACCTGGGGTCCGCTGACCGTCGTCGACCGCAACGGCACCGGCACCGCGGGCAACCCGGCCCCCGTCGTACTGCACACCGGCCCGCACGCCGGCCGCACCGTGCTGGTCCACGTACGCAACGCGGGCAGCGCCACCGAGAGCGCCATCCGCCGGGGCGAGGTGTCCGACGCGGACGGCCGCCGCGTCTGGATCCAGCACAGCGACGACGACGGCCTCACCTGGAGCGAACCCCGCGAGATCACCTCGCAGACGAAGCGGTCCGACTGGCGCTGGTACGCCACCACCCCCGGGCACGCACTCCAGCTCCGCGACGGCCCGCACGCCGGCCGGCTGGTCGTCCCCGGCAACCACTCCATCGCCCCCACCGTGCCCGGCGACACCGGCGCCGAAGGCCGCTACGACGGCGGCCACGGCCTGCTCAGCGACGACTCCGGTGACACCTGGCGGATCGGCTACACCGACTCCAACCCCAACGGCTACATCAACACCAACGAGACCACCGCAGCCGAACTCCCCGGGGGACGCCTCTACTTCAACGCCCGCAACGACTCCGGCGCGCCCGGCACCCGCGTCGACGCCTACTCCGCCGACGGCGGCGAACGTCTGGAGAAGCCCTTCCGGTCGCAGGCGGGCCTCGCGGCGCCCGTCGTCCAGGGCAGCGTGCTCCACCTCGGTACTCCGGACGTACTGCTCTTCTCGGCCCCCGCCGACCGGGAATCCCGCGCCCTGATGACCGTACGCGCCAGCCGTGACCACGGCCTGACCTGGTACGACGCCCATACCGTCAGCGGCCTCCCGGCCGCCTACTCCGACCTGGTACGGGCCGACCCCGGCACCGTCGGACTGCTCTACGAGACCGGCGACTTCAGCGCCTACTCGACGATCACCTTCCGCCGCATCCCCGTGGAGGAGCTGGCATGA
- a CDS encoding FadR/GntR family transcriptional regulator, whose amino-acid sequence MARGTMSEDVQAQIKRLILRRKLVPGDPLPTEAELVELLDVSRNSVREALKALQAMRIVEIRHGFGTYVGTLTLDPLVEGIAFRAAVRHHQGEASLYELMEVREALEAGLVASVARGLPAEDLAVLRGLVDRMEKEAAAGRVESATDRAFHLALYRSLGNHLLSEVLDAFWDALRRVRKDLDDSSQDPEVTWRQHQEIVTALETGDGDRAVEAMHRHFDGIRERLKDAAQSRIGAV is encoded by the coding sequence ATGGCGCGCGGCACGATGTCCGAGGACGTCCAGGCGCAGATCAAACGGCTCATCCTGCGGCGGAAGCTGGTGCCCGGCGACCCGCTGCCGACCGAGGCCGAGCTCGTCGAGCTGCTCGACGTCAGCCGCAACTCCGTCCGCGAGGCCCTCAAGGCGCTCCAGGCCATGCGCATCGTCGAGATCCGGCACGGCTTCGGCACGTACGTCGGGACGCTCACCCTCGACCCGCTCGTGGAGGGCATCGCCTTCCGGGCCGCGGTCCGCCACCACCAGGGCGAGGCCAGCCTCTACGAGCTGATGGAGGTCCGCGAGGCGCTGGAGGCCGGGCTCGTCGCGTCGGTCGCGCGCGGTCTGCCCGCCGAGGACCTGGCCGTACTGCGCGGCCTGGTCGACCGGATGGAGAAGGAGGCGGCGGCCGGCCGGGTGGAGAGCGCCACCGACCGCGCCTTCCACCTCGCGCTGTACCGCTCGCTCGGCAACCACCTGCTCAGCGAGGTGCTGGACGCCTTCTGGGACGCGCTGCGCCGGGTCCGCAAGGACCTGGACGACAGCAGTCAGGACCCGGAGGTGACCTGGCGTCAGCACCAGGAGATCGTCACCGCGCTGGAGACGGGCGACGGCGACCGCGCGGTCGAGGCGATGCACCGGCACTTCGACGGCATCCGGGAGCGGCTGAAGGACGCCGCGCAGTCCCGCATCGGAGCCGTGTAA
- a CDS encoding sialate:H+ symport family MFS transporter, producing MTGPARPARKAALPWYREVTPARWKAFFAAWIGYVLDGFDFVLITLVLTEISAEFELSTVQGASLISGAFITRWLGGAVLGALGDRFGRKASMVASILLYSLGTFACGFAWDFTSLFVARLLIGMGMAGEYSASATYVLESWPSRVRGRASGFLISGFSLGSVLAAECYKWVVPSLGWRWMFYIGLAPILIALWVRRALPEADEWSATVSGRETKPNPFRPLFGTPVRATVNTVLTVVATLALFGVFTPVGEGAVPVLSVLAALALGGLAVQLGGRRGWLLYLALIVTVFVAFLYTWPIQALLPTYLKTELHYSPGEVTNVLFFAGFGTMAGCWLAGFVGDWIGAQKAYAFTLLASLVFVFPVFAARDSLLVLGVLLFVLQALSFGISGLLPRYIGGHFPTESRAASLGFTYNVGALGGAVAPVLGASLAEGRSLGGSLALLTFAGTVLVVLLVGFDVPARLNRLLDPDAPRDHLAAEESAVEGAGPTGPARVQQEA from the coding sequence ATGACGGGGCCCGCGCGCCCCGCGCGCAAGGCGGCGCTGCCCTGGTACCGAGAGGTGACCCCGGCCCGCTGGAAGGCGTTCTTCGCCGCCTGGATCGGCTACGTCCTCGACGGCTTCGACTTCGTACTGATCACCCTGGTGCTGACCGAGATCAGCGCCGAGTTCGAGCTCAGCACGGTGCAGGGCGCGAGCCTGATCTCCGGCGCCTTCATCACCCGCTGGCTCGGCGGCGCGGTCCTCGGCGCGCTCGGCGACCGCTTCGGCCGCAAGGCGTCGATGGTGGCGAGCATCCTGCTCTACTCCCTCGGCACCTTCGCGTGCGGTTTCGCCTGGGACTTCACCAGCCTGTTCGTGGCCCGGCTGCTGATCGGCATGGGCATGGCCGGCGAGTACAGCGCCAGCGCCACGTACGTGCTGGAGAGCTGGCCGTCCCGGGTACGCGGCCGGGCCAGCGGCTTCCTGATCTCCGGCTTCTCCCTGGGCTCGGTGCTGGCCGCCGAGTGCTACAAGTGGGTCGTGCCGTCCCTCGGCTGGCGCTGGATGTTCTACATCGGCCTGGCCCCGATCCTGATCGCGCTGTGGGTACGGCGGGCCCTGCCGGAGGCCGATGAGTGGAGCGCGACGGTCTCCGGACGGGAGACGAAGCCCAATCCCTTCCGGCCGCTGTTCGGCACACCGGTCCGCGCCACGGTCAACACCGTACTGACGGTCGTCGCGACGCTCGCCCTCTTCGGCGTCTTCACCCCGGTGGGCGAGGGCGCGGTCCCGGTGCTCTCCGTCCTCGCGGCGCTCGCCCTGGGCGGGCTCGCGGTCCAGCTGGGCGGCCGCCGCGGCTGGCTGCTGTACCTCGCCCTGATCGTCACCGTCTTCGTCGCCTTCCTCTACACCTGGCCCATCCAGGCGCTGCTGCCGACGTACCTGAAGACCGAGCTGCACTACTCCCCCGGCGAGGTCACGAACGTGCTGTTCTTCGCCGGGTTCGGCACCATGGCGGGCTGCTGGCTGGCGGGGTTCGTCGGCGACTGGATCGGGGCGCAGAAGGCGTACGCGTTCACCCTGCTCGCCTCGCTCGTCTTCGTCTTCCCGGTCTTCGCCGCCCGCGACAGCCTGCTGGTCCTCGGCGTCCTGCTCTTCGTCCTCCAGGCGCTCAGCTTCGGCATCTCCGGCCTGCTGCCCCGGTACATCGGCGGGCACTTCCCGACCGAGAGCCGGGCCGCGAGCCTGGGCTTCACGTACAACGTGGGGGCGCTGGGCGGCGCGGTGGCGCCGGTCCTGGGCGCGAGCCTGGCCGAGGGCAGGTCGCTGGGCGGCTCGCTGGCCCTGCTCACCTTCGCCGGCACGGTCCTGGTGGTACTGCTCGTCGGCTTCGACGTACCGGCCCGGCTGAACCGCCTGCTCGACCCGGACGCCCCGCGCGACCACCTGGCCGCCGAGGAGTCGGCGGTGGAGGGCGCGGGGCCGACGGGGCCGGCGCGCGTGCAGCAGGAGGCGTAG
- a CDS encoding small ribosomal subunit Rsm22 family protein: MHEELRGALAGLLDGLPAKQASAAVERLIANYRGRTPTDAPVLRDRADVAAYAAYRMPATFEAVRSALAAFEERVPGWAPGSHLDIGGGTGAAAWAAADVWPELRTTVLDWAEPALALGRELAAGTLPDTRWQRQVIGEGLTVPEDTGLVTVSYVLGELTGADREAVVAAAARARTAVLIEPGTPDGYARIRVAREQLVATGMRVVAPCPHSAACPIVPGEDWCHFSARVNRSSLHRQVKGGSLPYEDEKFAYVAATRVEARPVAARIVRKPQLRKGQVLLDVCTEDGLARRTVTKRQGAVYRAARDAAWGGTVPGGE; encoded by the coding sequence ATGCACGAAGAACTCCGCGGCGCCCTGGCCGGGCTCCTCGACGGCCTGCCTGCGAAGCAGGCATCGGCGGCGGTCGAGCGGCTGATCGCCAATTACCGGGGCCGGACGCCGACCGACGCGCCGGTGCTCAGGGACCGTGCGGACGTGGCCGCGTACGCCGCGTACCGGATGCCCGCGACGTTCGAGGCCGTACGGTCCGCGCTGGCGGCGTTCGAGGAGCGGGTGCCCGGCTGGGCGCCCGGCTCGCACCTCGACATCGGCGGCGGTACGGGCGCGGCGGCCTGGGCGGCGGCCGACGTCTGGCCGGAGCTGCGGACGACCGTGCTGGACTGGGCGGAGCCGGCCCTCGCGCTCGGCCGGGAGCTGGCCGCCGGCACGCTCCCCGACACCCGCTGGCAGCGCCAGGTGATCGGTGAGGGGCTGACCGTCCCCGAGGACACCGGCCTGGTCACCGTGTCGTACGTGCTCGGCGAGCTGACCGGCGCCGACCGGGAGGCGGTCGTCGCGGCGGCGGCCCGGGCGCGTACGGCCGTACTGATCGAGCCGGGCACCCCGGACGGGTACGCGCGCATCCGCGTGGCCCGCGAGCAGCTGGTGGCGACGGGGATGCGGGTCGTCGCACCGTGCCCGCACAGCGCGGCCTGCCCGATCGTCCCGGGCGAGGACTGGTGCCACTTCTCGGCCCGGGTGAACCGCTCGTCGCTGCACCGTCAGGTGAAGGGCGGTTCGCTGCCGTACGAGGACGAGAAGTTCGCGTACGTCGCGGCGACCCGCGTCGAGGCGCGCCCGGTGGCCGCCCGGATCGTACGCAAGCCGCAGCTGCGCAAGGGGCAGGTACTGCTCGACGTGTGCACCGAGGACGGTCTGGCGCGGCGTACGGTCACCAAGCGGCAGGGGGCCGTGTACCGCGCGGCGCGCGACGCCGCGTGGGGCGGCACCGTGCCGGGCGGGGAGTAG
- a CDS encoding TetR/AcrR family transcriptional regulator: MAKRAPDAARRSERSRQAIFDAALSLVGEVGYQRLTIEGIAARAGVGKQTIYRWWPSKADVLLDAFTADADVEGYAAGLPDTGDLAADLKAVLRATVDEFRDPAFQAPYRALAAAGAADAQLSARFVERLLEPGVRVYVERLRAAQEAGEIAAWVDLRIAAELVLSPFSQRWLMRTGELTYAFTDSLVDTALAGFRPRPS, translated from the coding sequence GTGGCGAAGAGAGCTCCGGACGCCGCGCGCCGCAGCGAGCGCTCGCGGCAGGCCATCTTCGACGCCGCCCTTTCGCTGGTCGGTGAGGTCGGGTACCAGCGGCTCACGATCGAGGGGATCGCCGCCCGGGCGGGCGTCGGCAAGCAGACGATCTACCGGTGGTGGCCGTCCAAGGCCGACGTGCTGCTGGACGCCTTCACCGCGGACGCGGACGTCGAGGGGTACGCGGCGGGGCTGCCGGACACCGGGGACCTCGCGGCGGACCTGAAGGCCGTGCTGCGGGCCACGGTGGACGAGTTCCGGGACCCGGCCTTCCAGGCGCCGTACCGCGCGCTGGCAGCCGCCGGCGCGGCCGACGCCCAGCTCTCGGCGCGCTTCGTCGAGCGGCTGCTGGAGCCGGGCGTGCGGGTGTACGTCGAGCGGCTGCGGGCGGCCCAGGAGGCCGGGGAGATCGCGGCCTGGGTGGACCTGCGGATCGCGGCGGAGCTGGTGCTGAGTCCTTTCTCACAGCGCTGGCTGATGCGGACCGGCGAACTGACGTACGCGTTCACCGACAGCCTTGTCGATACGGCGCTCGCAGGCTTCCGTCCGCGCCCCTCTTGA